In Candidatus Obscuribacterales bacterium, the sequence CGCCTCTAGTGCCTCTGGAGTCTCTCTCTCCAGACTACCTAGACCAAGGCGAGCTAGGATGGGCAGCGATCGCGGCAACTTGTTGATCGCAAAGACTGGCTACAGATACCCAGTCTTTGCTGGAGGAAAGGGTGGGAGATCATCAAAAAGTTGGTATAGTTCCCTAAGCTCTTGAGCACCCGCCGACGATGGGTCTAGACTCGCTATGATTATAATTGCTACCTTTTATAAATTTGCTGCGATCGCTGACTGTGCTGCTGAGCAGCAGAGGTTGCGTGAGCATAGTCAGCAGCTTGGCATTAAGGGCACAATTTTACTGGCCCAAGAAGGCATCAATGGCACCATTGCCGGGTCTCGCACCGCCATCGATCAATTTTTGGCAATTCTGCGTCAAGCTCCTTCCTGGACAGACTTAGAGGTGAAAGAGTCCTATGCTAATGTGCCACCCTTTGAGCGCATGAAAGTTCGCATTCGCCCTGAAATTGTGCCCCTCGGAGTGCCCACTGTGTCGCCAGCCGAGCAAGTCGGTACCTATGTGTCTCCCGATCAGTGGAATGACCTGATTAGCGATCCGGATGTGCTGGTGATTGATACGCGCAATGACTATGAGGTGGCGATCGGTTCATTCCAGGGCGCACAGAATCCCCAGACTCGTTCATTTCGCGACTTTCCCAACTATGCCCAACGCACCCTAGATCCCCAGCAGCATCCCAAAATTGCCATGTTTTGCACCGGGGGCATTCGCTGTGAAAAGGCTTCGTCCTACCTGCTCTCCCAAGGATTTGAGCAGGTCTATCACCTGCAGGGTGGTATTTTGAAGTACCTAGAAACGATCCCCGACGACCAGAGCCTCTGGCAGGGAGAATGTTTTGTGTTTGATCAGAGAGTAGCGGTGACCCACGGCTTGGCGATCGGCTCCTGTGGCATGTGTCCCGCCTGTGGGCATCCTGTCACCTTGGAGGATCAAGCGTCACCGCTCTATGAGCCAGGGGTTTGCTGTCCTCAGTGCAGCGATCGCTTAACAGAGGAACAGAAGGCCAGCTATCGAGCCCGGCATCAGCAGACCCTGACTGAATCGTGACCCATCATGGGTAATCTCACAGTCATGAAAACGCTAGAAGGAGAGCACCATGAGGGTGAACCGACTACGAGTACGGCAACTGCATCGATGGTTTGCACCGGTCATGGCCCTGCCCCTATTGCTAACACTGCTAACGGGCATGGGCTATCAAATTGCCATGAGCACCGGCAATACGAGTGGACTCCTATGGTTACTAGAAGTCCATCGCGGCAAGTTTGGAGCCGTGGATTTGACGCTGGTCTATCCCTTTTTAAATGGCTTAGGACTCTTAACGCTCCTAGTCAGCGGCGTGCTGATGTGGCTGCAAACGGGCAAGCGATCGCGCGCCTAGGCCTTGCCGGGATAGCTAGACTCAAGAGAAGGTGATCGCCAAGAGACGTCGTCCAGTGCTGGGGGCTTTGCTGCTTGCTCCTAGCACCGGTAGCGATGTCTGCTCCCAATAACCTCTAGGACGGATTCACTCGCATCAACGGCTGTCCATACTCAATGGATTCGCCATTTTCAACAAGAATTTCCACAATCTCGCCTGCCACTTCCGCTTCGATGTCATTCATCAGCTTCATGGCTTCCACAATGCACACCGTCTGCCCCGCCGAAACGCGATCGCCCACATTCACAAAGGCTGGCTCACCCGGCGCTGGCGATCGATAAAACGTGCCCACCATCGGCGCTGTAATATCCACCCACTTGGGATCCACCACAGCGGGGGGAGGTGTTGGGGCGGGAGCTGGTCGGTTGGATCCATCAGCCATGAAGGCAGTTGCCTGGAGATGGGTAGCCGGCATCGCCATCTCCGCAACGGTGGCACCGGCTCCACCGGCCAGATGCCCGCCCTTGCGGATGTTGAGCTCAAATTCGTCGCTTTTTAAAGTTAACTCTGCAACATCAGTTTGATGGACAACTTTTAGGAGTTCACAGAGATCATTGAAGCTAAATTCCACTAGACAAGTACTCAATTTGATACGTCTGGATGCAGATGAGAGTCTTGGGGTGTAGAGCCATGGGCGATCGCCTAGGTTTCTCGCCCAAGATAGCTATCGTTACGGGTATCAATTTTGATGCGTTCTCCAATCGAAATGAAGAGAGGAACCATCACCTGTGCGCCGGTTTCAACGATCGCAGGCTTGGTGCCTCCGGTGGCGGTGTCGCCCTTCACACCCGGATCGGTTTCTGTGACCTCCAGCACAATCGAGTTGGGAAGCTCGACTTCAATGATTTGCTCATTCCAGCGAACCACGCTGACTTCCATCCCTTCTTTCAGGTACTTAACGCGATCGCCAATTTGGTCAGCATTCAGCCGGCTTTCTTCATAGGTTTCCATATCCATGAAGACAAACTGCTCACCCTCTTTGTAGGTATGTTGCATCACGCTTTTTTCAATGGTGGCCTGAGGCACGGTTTCCCCAGCTCGGAAGGTTTTTTCAATGACGCTACCGGTTTGTGCATTCTTCAGCTTAGTCCGCACAAAGGCTGATCCTTTGCCGGGCTTGACATGGAGAAATTCAACTACCTTCCACACCGATCCATCTAATTCAATGCTGACACCTGGACGAAAGTCATTGCTGGAAATCATGGGTACTGCTTCAAGGAGAACAATCGGCAATCTATTTTACCGCTCTGAGGCAGTCTCATTCACGGATTTGTGAGCAGGATGACGGATTTTCACTCCGATCTTGGTCTTAGAAACTCACAAGTCTTGACCTACGAGGGGGCTCAGCCTATGGCAAGATTAGACATAGGACGGATACCTGTGAGACTCTGCAAACTACGTCGTACCAGGATCCTCTGAATGAGACGCATCGCTTTTGGGCCGTGCGTCAGGATGAGCAATACTTGGGTATAGATTCATGTTGAATCCATTTACATCACTGGTTCGAGTCCAGGTTTGGCATTGTATAAACCATGGGCTGCTGCGCCGGACGCTCAGTGCGATCGCCCTTACTGCGGTGATCCTCTGCACAACCTTAGGGCTACCAAGTGCAGCCCAGGCCCTACCGCCCGGTAATGCCATCACCGATGGTCGCGCTCTGTTGCGCTATGCCTTGCCCATTGACAATGAGCCGGTGCGCACCCTGCAATCTAGCATCGAGGATATTTCAGAAGCACTCCGGGGCCGCCGCCGCCTCAGTTCAGTGAATACGAACTTAATTCGGGCAGAGCGAATTTTGGATCGGGCCGATGAAAAGCTCCTGCCCAGTGTGCGCAGCGATAAACAAGCCGAAGCCCAAACCTTAGTAGCTGACATCAAAGATGATATTGGTCGCTTGCGGGAGGCGATCGAGGCCAAAGATAAATCAGCCATCTGGGATGGACGCACCGCCATTCTCGACAAAGTTGGTCTGCTGGAAGAGGATATGGTGCAGGCTTTTCCCTTTGAGGTGCCCGCCGAGTATAGTCACCTAGCGCAGCTCAAGGGTCGGGCTACGTTAGAGGTCACCACCACTCAAGGCAGTCTCACCATGGTGGCAGATGGCTACAACGCGCCGGTGACGGCGGGTAACTTTGTTGATTTGGTGCAGCGTGGCTTCTACGACGGCTTGCCCTTCACCCGTGCCGAAGATTTCTACGTGGTGCAGGTGGGTGATCCACCAGGCCCCGAGGAAGGTTTCATCGATCCCGATACCGGTGCCTACCGCGCCATTCCTCTAGAAGTGATGGTGGAAGGAGATTCTGAGCCAGTTTACGGTGTCACCCTGGAAGATGCTGGACGCTTTTTAGATCAGCCGGTGTTGCCTTTCTCGTCCTACGGCACCGTGGCCATGGCCCGTCCGGGTGACGAACCCAACGGCGCATCATCTCAGTTCTTCTTCTTCCTGTTTGAGCCAGAATTGACACCCGCAGGGCTCAATCTGCTCGATGGACGCTACGCCGTCTTTGGCTATGTGGTGGATAACAAAGAAGTGCTAGGCAAGTTGAAACCCGGTGACTCCATTGAGTCCATTCGTGTGGTGGATGGATTAGACAACTTCATCCCACCCCAAGCCTAGCTAGCTCAAGCATCTCGGTTAAACCACCTGCCCCCATCCCACCTTCAAACGGTTGGCTGGATATGGGGGCGATCGCTCATCAGTTCGTACTAATCCTGACGTAGGGTTCTGTTAGGCGTAGCCGTCACGCACCAACTTGCAAGATTTGGCGGCATGACGCCATGGCTAACGGCCCCCTTTGTCATGGGGGCACATCCCAAGCAAGCCCCACCATGACAGATCAAAACATCCGACGAGAGTATCAGGATTTGACCGCCTGCTTGCCAAGTGTGACAACAAAGGCGAGGGAGATCGCTACCCTCCTGCCTCTAGTCTGGGCGAATCGACTCTAGCTTCAGGGTTTCGGGCACCCGCACGAAGTGGGGCGTATGCACATAGGGCTGGTGCAATAGAATCAGCTGCGCCAAGGTTTGTTTCAACTGCGGACGCGGCACGATCGCATCGACGAAGCCGTGGGTGAGCAAATATTCCGCCGTTTGGAAGTCCTCCGGCAGCTTCTCCCGCAGGGTTTGTTCTACGACTCGCCGTCCAGCAAAGCCAATCAGCGCCTTGGGTTCCGCCAAAATAATGTCCCCCAGCATGGCAAAGCTGGCCGTGACGCCGCCGGTGGTGGGATGGGTGAGCACGGGCACATAAAGCAGCCCCGCCTCGCGG encodes:
- a CDS encoding rhodanese-related sulfurtransferase; the protein is MIIIATFYKFAAIADCAAEQQRLREHSQQLGIKGTILLAQEGINGTIAGSRTAIDQFLAILRQAPSWTDLEVKESYANVPPFERMKVRIRPEIVPLGVPTVSPAEQVGTYVSPDQWNDLISDPDVLVIDTRNDYEVAIGSFQGAQNPQTRSFRDFPNYAQRTLDPQQHPKIAMFCTGGIRCEKASSYLLSQGFEQVYHLQGGILKYLETIPDDQSLWQGECFVFDQRVAVTHGLAIGSCGMCPACGHPVTLEDQASPLYEPGVCCPQCSDRLTEEQKASYRARHQQTLTES
- a CDS encoding peptidylprolyl isomerase; translated protein: MLNPFTSLVRVQVWHCINHGLLRRTLSAIALTAVILCTTLGLPSAAQALPPGNAITDGRALLRYALPIDNEPVRTLQSSIEDISEALRGRRRLSSVNTNLIRAERILDRADEKLLPSVRSDKQAEAQTLVADIKDDIGRLREAIEAKDKSAIWDGRTAILDKVGLLEEDMVQAFPFEVPAEYSHLAQLKGRATLEVTTTQGSLTMVADGYNAPVTAGNFVDLVQRGFYDGLPFTRAEDFYVVQVGDPPGPEEGFIDPDTGAYRAIPLEVMVEGDSEPVYGVTLEDAGRFLDQPVLPFSSYGTVAMARPGDEPNGASSQFFFFLFEPELTPAGLNLLDGRYAVFGYVVDNKEVLGKLKPGDSIESIRVVDGLDNFIPPQA
- the accB gene encoding acetyl-CoA carboxylase biotin carboxyl carrier protein; this encodes MSTCLVEFSFNDLCELLKVVHQTDVAELTLKSDEFELNIRKGGHLAGGAGATVAEMAMPATHLQATAFMADGSNRPAPAPTPPPAVVDPKWVDITAPMVGTFYRSPAPGEPAFVNVGDRVSAGQTVCIVEAMKLMNDIEAEVAGEIVEILVENGESIEYGQPLMRVNPS
- the efp gene encoding elongation factor P, whose amino-acid sequence is MISSNDFRPGVSIELDGSVWKVVEFLHVKPGKGSAFVRTKLKNAQTGSVIEKTFRAGETVPQATIEKSVMQHTYKEGEQFVFMDMETYEESRLNADQIGDRVKYLKEGMEVSVVRWNEQIIEVELPNSIVLEVTETDPGVKGDTATGGTKPAIVETGAQVMVPLFISIGERIKIDTRNDSYLGRET